Genomic DNA from Setaria italica strain Yugu1 chromosome V, Setaria_italica_v2.0, whole genome shotgun sequence:
AGGATCCCCTTGGCGTACGCCGCGTTGGTGCTGGATCGGCTGACCCGGACAGCCATTCAGTAGAACCTTGGAGCTGGCCGTGGACATTAGCGCAGAGATCCATTCGCACCATTTTCTACTGAAGCCTCTTGCGTGCAGAACTTCAAGAAGAAATGGCCAAGAGACCGTATCAAACGCTTTCGAGATATCCAACTAAAAACTAAAAACCGCATTTCATTCTCTTCCTTAATCTAGCTCGGTTTGGCGCTGTCTCTTTGATTAAACTTTCGTTTTGCACATAAAACGACGAGATCGATGGTTCATTGTGGAAGCTGATTTTGACCCTTTTGATGTGGACACGTACTGCAGGCTCGACAAGGGGTACGAACACAGCCACACTGCAAACACTCATTGACAGACCCGTACAGAGTTACGCGGAAAGGGCAAACGACGATCACGGAATACTTTGGAGAATACTGGAGATTAGTTAGTCTACATTAATCTTGGTAAAAACATCAAGGTCCAGACAAAGCGCGCCGCGCGGGATCAGTACCATCTTGACTCTTGTGGGCTTTAGGCACGAGCGGAATAGTACTAGTAGGCTAATCCACGCAAGCACATGCATGTCCTACTAGGCTCCAATTTTGTCCACCAAATCAAATCCCCCCTCACCCAAACCACCAACCAATTTGACGCTTTGCCCCCTCCGACGCCACCGATCCGCGCAACCCAACCCCCAAAGCCCCAACCCGGACGCCAGGCCCCGGCGGCTACATATAGCCCGCGCGCCGGGACGGAGCACAAGCACCTGCTGCCCATTCATCGGCTGCAACCGCAAGCGCGGCTGTttgagcgagcgagcgagccgaGCTCGCGatcgccgcctgcgccgccatgGACCCCTGCGCGTTCGTGCGCCTCACCGTGGACCAGCTCCTCCTCAAGCTCCCCGCCGTGCAGCGGCCCAGCTCCGGCGCGGGGGTGCACCCCTCCACCTCGCCCTGCTTCTGCACGCTCAGCCTCCAGGACCACCCGGCCTCGCTCTCCCGCACCGCGCTGCTGCCGctcgcgtccgccgccggcgccgcggcggcggcggcgcacgccgaCCCCGTCGTGCTCAGCCTCGACGCCGAGGCCGTGCGGAGGCTCTCGGCGCGCCCCGCCGAGCTCGTCGTGTCCGTGCACGCGGGCCAGACGGGCACCAACTGCGGCATCAGCGCCGCCCGCGCGCTGGGCCGGGTGCGGGTGTCCGTCGAcgtggcgcgcgccgcggccggggagACCGTCGTCGCCCGCGACGGGTGGGTGGACGTGGGGAAGCCGGGGTCcgcgtcgtcggcgtcctccgccgccgccgcctccgcgcgcgcGCAGATCCACATGGTCGTGCGGGCAGAGCCCGACCCGCGGTACGTGTTCCAGTTCGGCGGCGAGCCGGAGTGCGGGCCCGTCGTGTACCAGGTGCCCGGGGGAGCCGCtggcggcgggcagcggcagCCGGTCTTCACCTGCCGGTTCAGCGCCGGACGGAGGGCAACCAGGAGCAGGTTGGTATAGCTTACCTAGCTTGGCCTTGCAGTTCACATAACACATATTTTTCTGCGTGCCACTTGCATTGCATCATCTTCGTCGATTTGCTTGCACGTTCAGTTATCCTTGTTCGTGTGTTTCGTTTGATCACTCATCGATAGAATTTGATTTTGGAGCTAGTAAGTCCTTGTGTAGTTCATAGTTTCAGACTTGCAGAGACCAAGAATGCTAGCTAGACATTAGCAGGCAAGGGTGATCCTGTTCTTATGGAGCATTAACTGTTGGTCCAAATGAACAGATGGATACAAAGTGGCTTAAGAGAGACAGATATACAAATCCAGTGGTCAAAAGTTTAAAACTCGAGGATAAACAGACGCTCTAAATTAGCAAATCTGctcaaacaaaataagtttaAAGTAATGGGGTTTGGTCATCAGATAGCTGGTGGAGATTTTTAAACAAGTCAGTGTCAGTTGCCATAAGCTAATTAATTATAACCGTGTATCTTCATGCAACCATCAGTTCGAACAAAATTTTTTTGGGGAAAACAGCAGGAAGTAAGCACAGCTAGATAGCTCAATACTTCTCTTCATTTTTTTAGAGAAAAAGTCAAAAGCATTTCCCCTCTTTCcgtttttgttttgatttttctgcgTACCTTTCATATTATTGGATGCCAGCTCTTAGATACTTTGCTGTTTATCATTGTACTACCGGCATTATATTGGCAAAGACACTTGATAAAAATAATATCGTAACCTCCACTTGCAACTGAGAATAACTATTTTTTTCGCCATGGAAGTTAGCATTTTCGTTGGAATCAAAATGAATTGGCGAACACAGGAGAATCCATGTCGCTGTCTACAGAATTGTAGAAAGCAAAAATAAACCAgaccaatatttttttcatcAAATTCCAGGATACAAATACATTAGTCCTGCAATCGGAGCTGTCAAGTTGGTTCTCTAGAGAAACCTTCGGTGTCAGTGCTGCTCAGATCCCCATTAATCCAGCTTGCTTAAGGTATCAGAATAATTTTACTTAAAACTAGGACTGATCTCTTAAACCTGAAAACACATCCATCATGCTCAGATACAGAGACGACACACCAACCGTGCATGTGATGGACTTACCAACCCAGCTCCTTATTAATCTGCTCTGCGAAGATCGCATAGCTGGCTCAGAATCTTCCATATATCAGGTCCAGCTAACCCTGCACGAGGTCGGATTACCATCGCCTTTACCTGCTAATCTTGTCGCATACACACTTGGCGCCACGCCAACGCTATGAGTATATGATATTGTGTGCAATGCAACACTTTACTAGATTTACTAGGGAAAAAAATTGCAAGCATGCGCCTGCACGTTACGTTCATGTATAACAGTATAAACTAGCTAATCTCGCATGTGCTCTGCAAAATTTTGACCAGATCGCTGACGCCGCAGTCGTCCATGACCCGGAGCACCAGCCGGAGGCTGAGGTCCTGGCTCAGCGGcaccctccacggcgacggccgCGACGGCTCGCGCGCGTCGCGCGAGCAGCGCAAGGGGTGGACGGTGACCATCCACGACCTGTCGGGCTCccccgtggcggcggcgtcgatggtGACCCCGTTCGTGCCGTCCCCGGGCTCCGGCCGCGTCTCCCGCGCCAACCCGGGCTCCTGGCTCATCCTCCAGGCCACGGGCGCCGGGCCGTCAAGCTGGAAGCCCTGGGCGCGCCTCGAGGCGTGGCGCGAGCGCGGGCCCGTCGACGCGCTCGGGTACCGCCTCGAGTTGGTCTTCGACTCGGGCCCCCACGAGTGCGCCGTCCCCATCGCCGAGTCCTCCATCAGCACCAAGCGCGGCGGGCAGTTCGTCATCGACCCGGCCACATTCCCGgaggccaccgccggcgccgcgtggCCGTTCGCCGGCGGCTTCGTCATGGGCTCCACGGTGGAGGGCGAGGGGCGGGCGAGCCGGCCCACCGTGCAGGTCGGCGTGCAGCGCGTGACGTGCATGGGCGACGTTGCGGTGTTCGTCGCGCTGTCCGCGGCCGTCGATCTCTGCATGGACGCCTGCAAGCTCTTCTCGCAGCGGCTCAGGAAGGAGCTGTGCCAGGACCAGGACGACTGAAAAGAGACCGACCCGACAGGACCCGAGGGGGAAGTGTAGTAGTGCTCTTGGGTTTTGGGTTTCATGCTGTGGATTGTATGGTGCTCGTGGTTAATGTAGTAGGCCATTATTAGCTGTGGTTTCTTGTGGAGCTGAAGGCCCTATGGCTGTTTTTAGTGTAGGCTGGGTCGGATCACAAGAACAGAGCGGGGTTGGTTCATTCCCTTATTCTTTCATTACAGCATTCAATTCTTTCGATTCTTTCATTACATATCTCTTCTTGTTCAGTTCGAAAGATACATTGCATGGCTTCAGATATATTATAGTCGAAATCGACAATTTCGGCAAAGAAGCCGGAGAACGTATCCAGCCAAGCGATTGCTCTGTTTACGCTTTCAGCTCCGCGttgctcttccttctttctaGAGGCCTTTCAGGAACTCGTCGAACGCCACGTCAGACGATCCGCCTTCCTTGAGAGCGTCGACGGCCATCTCCTTGGCCGTCACGAGCCTCTCCCTGAGCCTCTTCCCTTCCTCGGACTCCATCACCAGCTTCACCTTCGCCCCCAGCTCCTCTGCCCTCACCAGCTCCTCCTCGTAGCCCTCGACCGCCACTCCGACCTTCATCTCCTCGACCATGTGCACCTTGTTCATCCTCTGCTCCGAGTACAGAGGCCAGCAGATCGTCGGGACGCCGGACACGATCCCCTGCAGTgccgagttccacccgcagtgcgtcacGAATGCGCCGACGGCGTCGTGCTGCAGAACCTCCATCTGCGGCGCCCAGTTCATCACCACCAAGCCCCTCTCCCTGGTCCGGTCCAAGAAACCCTCATGAAGCAACGCCTCCATGTCCGGCTCGAGGGATTCGTACGGGTGCTCAGGCGGGTTGCGCACAACCCACAAGAATCTTTGCCGAGTTCTCTAGCCCGCACGCAATCTCTCTCAGCTGCGCCGCCGAGAAGATGCCCATGCTGCCGAAGCTGAGGAACACCACGCTCCGCGGCTCCGGTTCGGCTGCGTGTCCAGCCACGCGAGGCACGCGTGCCTCTCGCTGCCTCCACCACCCGTTGTGTTCCCAGGGAGGACCAATGGCCCAATGCAGTAGACCGGGGGAGTTGAGAGGCCTGGCGTGCAAAGCCCACACCTGAGGGTTTTCAGGGCCCGTGCCTCCAGCCAGTCGAAGCTGTTCACGAGGAAGCCTCTCGCTCCGGGCATGCGCGCGCACTGGCGCAGCCGTGCCCTCGCGATGTCGCTCTCCCTGTCCTGCATCGTGGTCGCCATGTCCATCGCGCGGATCGGCGGCACGCCGGGGAAGTGCAGCGCGGTCTCGGGCATGTCCCTCAACGGACGCACGGGGAAGTTGTACGGGAGGTGGAGCATGACGGCGAGGTcgccgagctcggcggcgacgtcgagcGCGTCGGTGCAGAACATGTCGACCACGAGGACGTCGACGGCCGGGAGCGCGCGCAGGAAGGCCCGGAGCGCGGGTTTGGCGACGCGGAGCACGTCGATGGTGCGCATGATGGGGTGTGACTAGCGTTCCCTGACGGTGGGAGGGACGGGGAGGTGCCGGAACGTGATGcccgggatggcggcggcgaggcggcccgTCGCGTCGGGCGATTCGACGGCGGCGATGACGACGGCCACGCCGCGGCGCAGGAACACCTTGGCCAGCTCTGGCCCACGCCCAGCGAGGGGTAGAGGAccacggtcttctgcttcccGATGGCCATCGCTCCGTGGCGAGCGAGGGAGATGGCACCAGAGACTACAAATGCATTGCGAGTGCCTAGAGGCTTGGAAGGCATGCATCTATATAGCATGGGTTGCGAGCATCGCCTGCGTGTATCTTGACTGCTGCGGGTGATCAAGACGTATCATATGGGAGAAACGACAGCTGAAAGCCGATCTTGTCAGTGGCCATCATGGCACAAGTGACTACGGCACCAATTTCAGAAGAGACTAAACCACGTGTGCGCAACGTTCCGGGAAGGGCACTCGCACAATCACACATGTCTGTAGTCGGCCAGTTGAACCGTCGAAGAAAGTATGTAACCGTGGCAGTTTCCAGGCCATAGGCGGCAATGTAGCACGTAATCATGGGCATGCTACGGGTATCATGTGACCCGCTCATGCATTTCCTCATTCAAGACAAAACACTCAACACTCGATACAAGAGCTCGTTTGATATCAGCAACGAGAACTCGTGGAAGATCGATCTTTATCAAGAGCATTCACCTTTTGACCAGAGAAAGTAATCGGATTGCCATCAAAAAGGAAAAGTAATCGGATTGGAAAATCACTTTGTGTAAGCCAGAGTCACAGCACATCGGAGAGCTAGTGCTTCTACAACTTATGATATAGTAATGCCATGGAAAAACTGACATCATCTCATCACACATCTATCCAAATGGTTCCGCACCACCACACCAATAGTCGAACTTGATGAAGAAGGGAAAATTGTTGCATCAGCATTAAGGGAAACCAAACCAACTCGCGATGGAGTCAATTTCTTAATTTCCTTCGGAACTCCACACCTTAAAGGCTGAATTGGCTTCGTACAATTCAACATAATCATATTCACATGAGCTTGAATCTTCTTGACTATCACCTAAGGACACACTAGTTTCAGAGTTAGTAATTTCATTATGAGCATCCCGGGTGTACCAACATGTGGGAACTACTTCTACACACAGTATCTTGGTGCAATGACTCAACAAGTCAATATAACTATGGTTTAGCATTTCGTAGATGTAGCAAAAGGGTACATTAAAAAACAATGCTCAATCTCTTCATCTCGGCCACAGAAACAACATGTAGGATTATCTGGAATATGACGTCTTTGTAGCTGATGTCCCACGGTCAAGCAATCATGAACAAGGCAtcacaaaaaatattttcattttaTTCGAGGCTTTGATGAACCATAATTTCTTCCAAATTTTCTGCTCACTAAAAGTATCAGACATAATAGCAGCTTTTGGCCTACTTCGAAAAGATGCAAAGGAAAACGTACAAAGAGGTGCACGTCAAATTATAAGTTGACTTTACTGTATATAATCACCAAAATCAGACCGGTTCAGAAATTGAAACCGAGGAAAAACTCAAAACATTTTGGGCTGAAAAATTGAGCCCATACGGCCATACATACCCACAAAAAGCATTAGACCGGAATTTTCGGGATGTTATAAGGCTGGACCGAGCCCGCCTAATTTTTTCACGCAGCCAAAATCATCACtacagccaaaaaaaaaaaaaccattgaGCTATGGTCCGGGCTTAGCCCAGCAGGCTCGGGGGACCAACCAACCAAAAAGTCTCAGTCCTTGCTTGCAAACAGCACAACCAAGTAATGGTCGTCTAGGGTCACCACTCTCATCTAGGCTGGCTTGGTGCACCGTGTACAGAGGCGACGCCACTGGAAAAAGAACTACATGCATCCTTCCCACTGTCCTACAGACCTAACCCCAATGAAGTTCCACCTCGATGGTGCCACGTGCTGTGCTATCGCAACAATCTCAATATTCCTTTACTTTCTCATTCAGCAACCATATATATGGTAGGATTGAGAAATCATAGGGATGCTTGGGGTTAGCGAAATGATCATGTCATATCCATCAGGATTAGTTACATGGGGTTGGATTTGGAGCAAGAACGTACAACTTTTCCCCGCCAGTGGAGGGAGGGGGGCAAAAGCTAGCCCCCCATGCAATAATCTAAATTTTGATTTTGAAACACCTCTCATGTTAATTTTTCTAGCTTCGTGGATGACCAATCATGCATTTAGTACATCTCCAATTGTATACGTGTTATTTCTCAACTCCTTAATAGATTAGCTATAATTCAAAATACAATGTGGGGTTTAACATGGTTCTTCCTTTGCTCATAGTAAACCCCGAAATATACGTGCAAACGCTCAAGAGTGCATCACCGGCACGAAACATCCTACTTACATGTGAATATCAATAAGGTTCAAGAATCATTTAATTTGTTGTAAATACGTCGCATATCATTTTCATATCTATCTGGAACCAAATTAGCCGGACGATCGATGCTCTTCAACAGGGGAGGAGGGCATTGACCCCTTATGGATTGTGATTAGGTATTGCTTCAACAATAAATCTTGTTTTATCGCCTGAGAAACCCCACGCTGAGTCTGGTTATCATATTAGACCACTTATGGCTGTTCTGTTTTCTTTTGCGGCCCATAATGCATGTAGCAATTGATCAAGTGCGCACATGCAACAAAAAGCAAACCAGTGACATcatcccaccccaccccacaTGCGAAGAAAATTTGAAACTAAAAAAAGGCCATAATATCAAATCAAGCATCCCAAATTAAGTTACAAATCGTATCAAGCATTCAAGCTACAACAAGATCTTTATGTTTGGAtactatttttaaaaatatttttaccaagtTGGAATTTTTATAAATTATTCTAGGTTTAGGAGAAAAATGTTCTAGCTTCAAAATAAATATTccgtaaaaaaatataaatataaaaagGTAATTAGTTTTATTACTGCTAACAAATACTACGTACGTTCTCATGTTTAGGACAACTAACTAATTCCTTTTGAACTAATTAGACAAGCTAACTCGTTCATTTTTAAATTAATTAGTTTATCCGTCATATATGAGGATCGTTCGAATTCAAAAAGATTAAACACGACACACAAATACACAAATGATAATATATTGTAAACAAATATTGAACATTATGAATAGATAATTGTACATTACGAACAAGACATTGAACATCTCGAACAATTGCTTAGGTTGTGAACAAAAGAATATAAACATACCACTTAATTCCTTATAAATCTGTTGCAGTCGATTACAAAAATATATCCTTTTCGTATCCGTCCGGAACAAACTAGCCGAACGATCAGTAGTCGTCGGCACGAGATTATCCTGGGCCTGTATACTGTAACTGTTGAAGCAATAACTTTTTTAAGAGATGATTAAAGTTCTGTCATGTTAGACGGCCGCTCAGTACAGCAGATGCCTGTGTCACGGCCCTGGCCACCCTGTAAATCTCATGTTGTACAGACTTCCAGGACTCTGAAGTGTTGCTGCTCCGAGCGCTGCCTATGGCGTTGGCTATACCGGGATAAACTGCAGTATCCCAGTCATTCTGGTCTGAAGGTCCATACACCTGAGTGGTAACACTCGCAGTTAGTATAGGCCTTCCAGAGAGGAAAGCGAGTGATTTGTGCATGAGTATCTGCTCACCAGATGCTTACACCATTCTTGTTTGAAGATGCCCTCCCTGCTAGTGAATGCTCGCTCGGCCTGCATGAGCCGGTCATTGAGCTGTCGGATTTTCAGTGCATCCTTGTTCAGCTGCTTGCTCAACAGTTGTTTTTGAAGTTCCTGAATGTGGCCACAGTGCACAAAAACAAGTACGGTAGATTTTAAGTTTTGCATAATCTGAGCAGCAATTCTTAAGTGAGTACCTTTTGTTCATTGTTCACTGTGGTAGCTGCTGTTTTGAGAGCTCTGATTGAGTTGTACAGTGGGGAACAAGTAACATCTGTTCCCTTAACTTTATTCTCCAATACCTTTGTGTATGCCTGCCATCAGAAACAAAATTTAGTTCTGTCATGTCTTCCCAGTGTCTGAGACTCTGAGTGGCTCTACTGGCCTACAGATACAGTTGCATTTAGTGGACACAGGGCCCGTCTTACCTGAAGCTCGATTGCGTAGGACATGTAATTGAAGGGTATGATCTCATCATCGGCCAGCCTCAGAGCCATCATTCCCCATATGCTAGCAGCTGCAAACATCTTGGTTACCACATGGTGGCGCAGATAGTGCCTCAACTAATATAACGGAGCAATACAACGGAGCACAAAAGCAGGGGCAATACAACGGAGCAGACCTGCAACATGCCTACGGAACCCAGGATCTCCGAATTTTGCCATCCACACGTAGTCATCATATAAGGAGTGGTAAACCGGATATCCTGGTCCTGCAAACGCCAAAACACCCAGAAAGATACATGAAAAGACGAAAATCGCCAGAATAAACGAATTCATGAAGAGCAGGGGCCTTACCTTCTCCGAAAACTATATTCATTGAAGGAATACCAGCATGTTGGACAAAGGCTAAGTAGTCTGATCCTCCATCGCCTAGTCTTAGAACCTTAATGCAAGCGACCAGCAGTGCGAAGAGTAAGTGATGTTAAATAACTTGCCAAAAAGCCAGAAAGTTATAACACTTGCAGTGCTTAAAAAACTCAAAGGTCTATTTTGTGTTCAAGGAACTAGTAACCAGACAGTAATACTTGGTGATAACACACTAACCAGGTCCTCAGAAGAATGTATACTGTAGACTATTGCATAAGCAAGTTATTGCAACTCACCCGGGGAGAACCATTCGATTTGATCCATGAATCATATACAGTCTGAGATGAATTGTCAGGATCTTGAACCTTCACAAATTGATAAAAAAACAGTTTTACCTTTTGGACATTGTAATAAGGAAAATCCTATAAACATCAGATTACCTCACAAGAAAAGACTACTGTTAATTAAAAAATGGTGatcaaaataaaacaaagttCAATATGACTATcatatttttcctttatttctCCGGGGTATTTTACTATCTCTAGTTGCCTGTATGATGCACACACCACTTTAGTTATTTCCTGAAGCAACTCGTCAAGTTGGGGAGTTGTAGACGGCAGGAATCCTGGACCAACGACTGAAACGTCGATATTTAGATAAGCAACAGCTCTTGAAGATAGCATCTCCCGGTTTTCTTCAACCCATTCAGTCGACCCTGTCTGAGtaaatgcaatttttttttatcaatattgCCGTTTTATTGTAAATATATAAAATGGACAAGAGCGGCTCAAACAAAGAAACAGACCAATCCGTACTCTTCTGCATCCCAACTACAGAAGATAATGGTTCTTCGAGGTCTCCATCCTTGCTTTTGCAGCATCGAGAACCTTTGAGCTAACTAGAGGGACAGAAGGTGGAATAACATGTCAAGAACCAGACAAGCAGCAGATCTTGCTTCTTGTACAATAGGTCAGGCACAGAAAACATGAAATGGGACTTTCAGCCACTTGCCCACTTGAGCTTACAGAGGACATGGTTGGTACCCATTCTAAGCCAATCAGTATTCTGACCCAGCAGGTCAACAAATACAGAGCCTACTCAACTACAGCGAGGACATCCTGTAAGCGAAAATTACCTCAATCATTGCTGCAGTTCCGCTGTTGGGGTCAGATGCTCCGAACGTCCAAGCATCACGATGGTTACCCAGAATGACATACCTGTACCACAAAATGCAGTACTTTCTTCAGTAGCATGCTTAGCAGAAAAGGACATACGATTCTGTGTGGTTTAACTTGTGACTACGCCAATATGCAGATTGACACGTCTCTAATCTCCACTTAAACTGTGAGGATCCATAGCTGAGTCTAATTGTTTGCTTTCAAGAAGAGGGCTTCCAGTAAACAAAACGACGAGAAAATTGTGCTTGGCTTTTTTTTAGTTAGTGGTTGTAAGCTATTTCCCCGCCTGAAGGAAACATTTCCATAGCTAGTACATTGCACCCAAGACCCAAAACCAAAAGTAAGCACTCCAAGTCCAAGCCACTTCAAACTTCTATGAAGTTGGAATGGTTAATAAACTAGACATTTGTCTTTTCCAACTTTTCCTAAGAATAATATGGTTGCAGATCCTTCCGATCTTCAAAGTTGAGCTCGATAGGATATTATAGGTTCAGAAAATTACCAAGCACATCGTTATGCAATAAAAGCACAAGAATCAAATCCATTGGTACTGTGCGCAACTTGTCATGATATCATACTTTTTTTAACTAAAAAATTTCTTATCTGACTCTCTATCATTGAACATGGGCGTCCTCTACAGAGCTACCACTACCGCACTAAGTCCTAGAGTAAGTGTTTGGATGCTAGTGACAAatcccgtcacatcggatgtttagccactaattagaagtattaaatataggccaatgataaaactaattgcataaacgagggctaattcgcgagacgaatctattaagcctaattaatccataattagcacatgtttactgtagtatcgcatggactaattaggcttaatcattaattaattagcacatctcgtgaattagccctcatttatgcaactagttttatcattaaactatatttaatactcctaattagtgtgcaaacatccaatgtgacagggactaaagtttagtcaggATATCCTCTTATTACCCTGAAAAGGAAACTTCTTGCGGAATGATAGATCCGTTTGTCTTGCTCTACCTCGCAAGgacttatccaaacaccccctacctAAGAGGGGTTAGTCAGGAacaccaaacaccccctaaggcaGTTAGTCAGTCAggatatccaaacacctccttaggtgaaaataaaatatataGCTCTCCTCTCATCATCTTTATCATCTAGAAGGTCAATGGATGGTCCAAAAGTAGTGCATTGAAATGCACAAGGCAGAAAGTGATGTGCAATGCGATGTCAAATTTCACAAGGAGTATGGCAGAAGCATCATGACAAAGAAGGATCACTAAAGAAACAGAATGATGCAGCATCACATTCCATGAAGAATTTGTTACCTATCCGGCTCTTCAGCGCCTTCGATGATGGCAAAGACATTCTCGATCGTTGCCATTGTATCATTCCCCTGCAAAGTTTCACAACAAAAGCGTCACCGAAAGGCAACCAGCCGTAAAGCGAGACAACGCCGCCTCGAAATGTCCATACAAGATACGTCAGGTTCAGAACCGCCGGCCCGGGGCCGAGGCGGTACACGGGGCCGTCCTCCCGGCCCTGCCACCCCGCCGGCGCCACGGCCCCGCCCATCCCGGAGTGTATCTCCATCGCGTCACGCGCCGACACCGGCAGCGCCGGGATGAGCGGCATGTCGTCGGT
This window encodes:
- the LOC101784603 gene encoding uncharacterized protein LOC101784603 isoform X1 translates to MDPCAFVRLTVDQLLLKLPAVQRPSSGAGVHPSTSPCFCTLSLQDHPASLSRTALLPLASAAGAAAAAAHADPVVLSLDAEAVRRLSARPAELVVSVHAGQTGTNCGISAARALGRVRVSVDVARAAAGETVVARDGWVDVGKPGSASSASSAAAASARAQIHMVVRAEPDPRYVFQFGGEPECGPVVYQVPGGAAGGGQRQPVFTCRFSAGRRATRSRYRDDTPTVHVMDLPTQLLINLLCEDRIAGSESSIYQVQLTLHEIADAAVVHDPEHQPEAEVLAQRHPPRRRPRRLARVARAAQGVDGDHPRPVGLPRGGGVDGDPVRAVPGLRPRLPRQPGLLAHPPGHGRRAVKLEALGAPRGVARARARRRARVPPRVGLRLGPPRVRRPHRRVLHQHQARRAVRHRPGHIPGGHRRRRVAVRRRLRHGLHGGGRGAGEPAHRAGRRAARDVHGRRCGVRRAVRGRRSLHGRLQALLAAAQEGAVPGPGRLKRDRPDRTRGGSVVVLLGFGFHAVDCMVLVVNVVGHY
- the LOC101784603 gene encoding uncharacterized protein LOC101784603 isoform X2, translated to MDPCAFVRLTVDQLLLKLPAVQRPSSGAGVHPSTSPCFCTLSLQDHPASLSRTALLPLASAAGAAAAAAHADPVVLSLDAEAVRRLSARPAELVVSVHAGQTGTNCGISAARALGRVRVSVDVARAAAGETVVARDGWVDVGKPGSASSASSAAAASARAQIHMVVRAEPDPRYVFQFGGEPECGPVVYQVPGGAAGGGQRQPVFTCRFSAGRRATRSRSLTPQSSMTRSTSRRLRSWLSGTLHGDGRDGSRASREQRKGWTVTIHDLSGSPVAAASMVTPFVPSPGSGRVSRANPGSWLILQATGAGPSSWKPWARLEAWRERGPVDALGYRLELVFDSGPHECAVPIAESSISTKRGGQFVIDPATFPEATAGAAWPFAGGFVMGSTVEGEGRASRPTVQVGVQRVTCMGDVAVFVALSAAVDLCMDACKLFSQRLRKELCQDQDD
- the LOC101785000 gene encoding probable glutamate carboxypeptidase LAMP1, producing MLSRLDAASLLAPSPPRGKPHHRGRFLYLLSSTLAVLGASLALLLFLALRRAPAHNPSPNYGALFLSLGSNDTAAAHLRSLTLHPHVAGTRANSRTARYVRDALPFPAHIAPYSVLLSYPVHRSLSLSAPGRGAGASTSFALKQETYRGDPYAAASAEAIPTFYAYAASGSVSAEAVYANYGREEDFAYLASRGVDVAGKVALARYGRIHCEEVVHNARAAGAAAAVVYTDPLHYGGAPGEAAFPESRWLPPSGVQVGSLFLGAGDPTTPMWPSSDGCERLSVEEAMGTDDMPLIPALPVSARDAMEIHSGMGGAVAPAGWQGREDGPVYRLGPGPAVLNLTYLGNDTMATIENVFAIIEGAEEPDRYVILGNHRDAWTFGASDPNSGTAAMIELAQRFSMLQKQGWRPRRTIIFCSWDAEEYGLTGSTEWVEENREMLSSRAVAYLNIDVSVVGPGFLPSTTPQLDELLQEITKVVQDPDNSSQTVYDSWIKSNGSPRVLRLGDGGSDYLAFVQHAGIPSMNIVFGEGPGYPVYHSLYDDYVWMAKFGDPGFRRHVAAASIWGMMALRLADDEIIPFNYMSYAIELQAYTKVLENKVKGTDVTCSPLYNSIRALKTAATTVNNEQKELQKQLLSKQLNKDALKIRQLNDRLMQAERAFTSREGIFKQEWCKHLVYGPSDQNDWDTAVYPGIANAIGSARSSNTSESWKSVQHEIYRVARAVTQASAVLSGRLT